Sequence from the Spirochaetae bacterium HGW-Spirochaetae-1 genome:
CCCAGCTGGCAAGGCCCGACAAGCGGGTCATAGATATCGCCGGCGACGGCTCCATTCAGATGAACATCCAGGAACTCATCGTTGCCGTGCAGCACCGTCTCCCGGTCATCATCGCAATCCTGAACAATGGATTCCTTGGCATGGTCCGTCAATGGCAGCAGCTCTTCTACGATAAACGCTATTCACACACCTGCATCAAATCCGCCCCTGATTTCGCCCGGCTCGCCGAGGCCTACGGGGCCGTGGGCATCCGCATCGACAAAAAGACCGATGTGGAGCCGGCTATAAAAAAGGCACTGAGCATTAAGGACACACCCATAATTCTTGACTTCCACGTAGCCAAGGAGGAGAATGTGTATCCCATGGTCCCCGCCGGTAAATCCGTAAAAGATACGATCATGAGGGAGCTTGCATGAAACAGCATATAATTTCGGTAACGGTAGAAAATAAATTCGGCGTTCTCGCCCGGGTATCGGGACTTTTTTCCGCCCGGGGCTACAACATAGACTCCCTGGCCGTGAGCAACACCTGCATGGAGGATGTATCCATCATGACCATAGTAGTGCGCGGCGATGACAGGGTTATCGAGCAGGTAAAAAAACAGCTCAATAAACTTATTGACGTAATTAAAGTTTCAGACCATACTAACAGTCCAGTAATAGAGAGGGAATTTGTCCTCATGAGGGTGAATGCCGCTCCTGACAAGCGGGCCGAAATCATCAAGCTCGGAGAGGTCTATAACGCCAATATTGCCGAGATATCCCCGCGGAGCATCACCCTGGGAGTCAAGGGCGAGCCCGAGCGTCTCGATGAATTCATTGAGCTCCTGCGCCCTTACGGCATAAAGGAACTGATGAGAACCGGAAGAATTTCCATGCTGAAAGAAATTATTTAAAGAACCATGACATGATACAGGGACAATCGCCGCAGAAATGACAGCCTTACAGCACTGCCGGTGTCCGCGGCGATGACCTGATGAAATACATGAAATAATTACAAAAAAAGGAGTAAGATCATGGCAAGAATGTATTATGATGCCGATGCGGATTTTGGTGTATTAAAGGATAAGGTAATCGCAGTAATCGGTTACGGGAGTCAGGGACACGCCCAGGCCCAGAACCTCCGCGACAGCGGACTCAATGTCATTGTGGCGGAACTGCCGGGAACCGATAATTTTAAACTGGCCGAATCCCATAATTTTAAACCGGTTACGGCACGGGAGGCGGCGGAGAAGGCCGACCTGATTCAGATCCTGGCCCAGGACCACATCCAGGCCACCCTGTATAAAAAAGAAGTGGAGCCCTGCCTTAAAGAAGGGAAGGTGCTCGTTTTTTCCCACGGCTTCAATATCCACTTCAGCCAGATTGAGGCACCCAAAAATGTCGATGTCATCATGATCGCCCCGAAGGGACCGGGACACCTGGTGCGCAGTGAGTACGAGAAGGGAGGCGGCGTTCCGGCGCTAATAGCCGTTCATAACAACGCCTCGGGCAAGGCAAAGGAAATCGCCCTTGCCTACGCGAAAGGAATCGGGGCCACTAGAGCCGGTGTTCTTGAAACCACTTTCAAGGAAGAGACCGAGACGGACCTTTTCGGCGAACAGACCGTTCTCTGCGGCGGCGCCTCTGAGCTCGTCAAGGCCGGTTTTGAGACTCTCGTCCAGGCGGGATATCAGCCCGAGATCGCCTATTTCGAGTGCCTCCATGAACTGAAACTCATCGTCGACCTTTTTTACCAGGGCGGCATCAACTATATGCGTTATTCCGTTTCCGATACGGCAGAATTCGGCGACTACGTGAGCGGACCGCGTATAATAACCGACGCCACCCGCGCGGAAATGAAAAAAATTCTTACCGAGATCCAGGATGGTACTTTCGCGAAAAGATGGATCAAGGAAAACCAGGACGGCCGTCCCTTCTACAACAAGGTGAAGGAAGAACAGAAGAATCATCCCATCGAAAAGGTCGGCGCCCAGCTCCGTAAAATGATGAAGTGGATAGATTCGAAATAAAAATTGAATACTGACAACCGGGGCGTCTTTACATCACCGTCCCGGTTGTGTATATCGATGCATTGCAAATACAATAATGAAAAAATGGATACAGAAACAAAGCAGCGAGCTCATCGCCCGCAGGGTTTTCACCCTGCGGGACATCGACTGCCATCACCCCGAAAAGGACATACACCACACCTTTTTCAGGCTCGAGACACTGGACTGGATCAATGTTATCGCCGTCACCGGCGATAACAGGTTCATCATGGTGAAACAGCACCGCCTGGGCAATGACGAAATAACCATCGAAACAACGGGCGGACTCATTGATCACGGCGAGGACCCCCTGGAGGCTGCACGTCGTGAACTGCGCGAGGAAACGGGCTACAGTCCGGCCCGCATGACACTACTGAAGAAACTGGCCGTGAATCCCGCTATAATGGACAACTACATTTATTACTATCTCGCCGACGGATGCGTCCGTGTTTCAGACCAGGATCTCGATAAAGAGGAAGACATCGAAGTCCTGACCTACAGCAGGGATGAGATCAGGTCAATGATGCATAACGGAGAGATCGATCATGCCCTGGTGATCACGGGTCTCCTGCTCTTCTTCGATCATGAGCAGGATATCTGATTCCTGAACATGCCTTTTTTCACGGCCGCCGCAAAAAACTCCCCGTCCCTTCGTCCCATGTCAAAAGCACTCTGAAGACCCGCCGGGTTGGTATAGTCCCATTTCTCCACGGGCGGCGTCCCCGATGGCTGCACATACAGCCTCCCCGGCATAAAAGGAATCCGCTCAACGGGATACCGCCGCGTCAGCATAATCAGGGCCATACCCTGAAAATCTTTCAACGTCATGACCGGTACATTGTCGATGAGACCGCCGTCCAGGACCGTCCCTCCCGCCCTTTTCATAATGGGGACCACGGGTGGTGTGCACGATGACTGCAACAGAAGATCGGCAAGATCATTGGGCGTCCTGCATTCCCTGACCGAAACGATTTCGGGCACGAATCCCAGGCCTGCAGTCCACCGCGGATGAACCGGATACATTATTTTTTTCTCGAGGGAATAGGTAACAAGGCCCACTACCGTGGCCGACCGGGGGCCGAGCCATCGCGGCGGCCGCGACAGAACTATGCTGAGCT
This genomic interval carries:
- a CDS encoding ketol-acid reductoisomerase, with the protein product MMARMYYDADADFGVLKDKVIAVIGYGSQGHAQAQNLRDSGLNVIVAELPGTDNFKLAESHNFKPVTAREAAEKADLIQILAQDHIQATLYKKEVEPCLKEGKVLVFSHGFNIHFSQIEAPKNVDVIMIAPKGPGHLVRSEYEKGGGVPALIAVHNNASGKAKEIALAYAKGIGATRAGVLETTFKEETETDLFGEQTVLCGGASELVKAGFETLVQAGYQPEIAYFECLHELKLIVDLFYQGGINYMRYSVSDTAEFGDYVSGPRIITDATRAEMKKILTEIQDGTFAKRWIKENQDGRPFYNKVKEEQKNHPIEKVGAQLRKMMKWIDSK
- a CDS encoding acetolactate synthase small subunit; the encoded protein is MKQHIISVTVENKFGVLARVSGLFSARGYNIDSLAVSNTCMEDVSIMTIVVRGDDRVIEQVKKQLNKLIDVIKVSDHTNSPVIEREFVLMRVNAAPDKRAEIIKLGEVYNANIAEISPRSITLGVKGEPERLDEFIELLRPYGIKELMRTGRISMLKEII
- a CDS encoding Patatin; translated protein: MSRLKKISPFGAVVFAGGGVRCLWQAGFWETAVPELKLKPELVTGVSAGATMACMCLSGKIREGLEYFKKISGENKKNFYLTGPLRGVKAFPHFDMYRSTILETIDAGALRKIIEGPELSIVLSRPPRWLGPRSATVVGLVTYSLEKKIMYPVHPRWTAGLGFVPEIVSVRECRTPNDLADLLLQSSCTPPVVPIMKRAGGTVLDGGLIDNVPVMTLKDFQGMALIMLTRRYPVERIPFMPGRLYVQPSGTPPVEKWDYTNPAGLQSAFDMGRRDGEFFAAAVKKGMFRNQISCS
- a CDS encoding NTP pyrophosphohydrolase, whose translation is MKKWIQKQSSELIARRVFTLRDIDCHHPEKDIHHTFFRLETLDWINVIAVTGDNRFIMVKQHRLGNDEITIETTGGLIDHGEDPLEAARRELREETGYSPARMTLLKKLAVNPAIMDNYIYYYLADGCVRVSDQDLDKEEDIEVLTYSRDEIRSMMHNGEIDHALVITGLLLFFDHEQDI